A window of Citrus sinensis cultivar Valencia sweet orange chromosome 7, DVS_A1.0, whole genome shotgun sequence contains these coding sequences:
- the LOC102623674 gene encoding multiple organellar RNA editing factor 7, mitochondrial, producing the protein MLRNIILRCPLNLTAAIYRRRHLQSSSPPSSLFFFSSDSTVTQLTRLPSLLEGCDYKHWLVVMEAPKGYPPRDEIVNGYVKTLASALGCEEDAKKSIYSVSTKYYYAFGCKFPEDFAYKIRSLPNVKWVLPDSYLCHGESGYGGEPFADGEVVPYNDKYHADWIWNQHNNKLKSVPCPRKARRKRKKN; encoded by the exons ATGCTAAGAAACATCATCCTAAGATGCCCGTTAAATCTGACGGCGGCTATCTACCGCCGCCGTCACCTTCAGTCATCATCTCCTCCGTCGagtttattcttcttctcttctgaCTCGACGGTGACTCAGTTGACTCGACTACCGAGTTTGCTGGAGGGATGTGACTACAAGCACTGGCTCGTCGTTATGGAGGCTCCCAAAGGATACCCACCACGAGATGAGATCGTTAATGGCTACGTTAAGACTCTAGCTTCGGCTTTGGGCTG CGAAGAGGATGCAAAGAAATCGATATATTCAGTTTCAACTAAATACTACTATGCATTTGGTTGCAAATTTCCTGAAGATTTTGCTTATAAGATCAGAT CCTTACCAAATGTGAAATGGGTACTGCCGGATTCTTATTTGTGTCATGGTGAAAGTGGCTATGGAG gAGAGCCATTTGCTGATGGGGAGGTTGTTCCATACAACGACAAGTATCATGCAGACTGGATATGGAACcaacacaataataaattaaagagcgTACCCTGTCCTAGGAAAGCCAGGAGAAaacgaaagaaaaattaa
- the LOC102616138 gene encoding potassium transporter 5, whose product MAEKDMPTNIEADGIETVETDKNLKEKKVSWAKLRRVDSLNLEAGRISGAHGGHHGSKGDWRTTFILAFQSIGVVYGDIGTSPLYVYASTFTEGIHNTDDILGVLSLIIYTIVLVPLLKYVFIVLLANDNGDGGTFALYSLICRYAKVALIPNDQPEDRELSNYKLDTPSTNLRRAYRIKEKLETSKTAKIVLFLVTILGTSMVIGDGVLTPCISVLSAVSGINSLGQNAIVGISVAILIVLFSVQRLGTDKVGSTFAPVIFLWFSFISGIGLYNLFKHDIAVLRAFNPKYIVDYFRRNGKQGWISLGGIVLCITGTEAMFADLGHFSVRAIQISFSGIVFPALLAAYSGQAAYLRKFPNHVDDTFYKATPDALYWPQFVVAVAAAIIASQAMISGAFSIVAQSLSLSCFPRVKVVHTSAKYEGQVYIPEINYVLMIACVIVTIGFKTTEKIGHAYGIAVVAVMVITTCMVALIMLVIWKTSIWLIALFFVVFFVIEGIYFSAVIYKFTQGGYLPLAFSLVLMIIMATWHYVHRQRYVYELNNKVSSAHVRDLVSNPNVNRIPGIGLLYSELVQGIPPIFPHFISNIPSVHSVTVFVSIKLIPISKVALEERFLFRQVEPRDHRMFRCVARYGYKDKIEEPGEFERQLVEYLKEFIRHEHFIIEAEGTAEDQQQIPHSNLLAKVSSTTVHVEESLQLPRRSSSNSIRSNSGVPSSTDSSNRMVAQPLQGAEEEMQFVQKAMERGVVYLLGETEVVAEQNSSLLKKIVVNYVYRFLRKNFREGDKTLAIPKSRLLKVGMTYEI is encoded by the exons ATGGCAGAGAAAGATATGCCGACCAATATTGAAGCAGACGGAATTGAAACTGTGGAGACGGACAAAAAcctgaaagagaaaaaggttTCATGGGCCAAGCTACGACGTGTAGACTCTCTCAATTTGGAAGCTGGAAGAATTTCTGGGGCTCATGGTGGTCATCATGGCTCAAAG GGTGATTGGAGGACGACATTCATTTTGGCATTTCAGAGCATAGGCGTTGTGTACGGAGACATTGGAACTTCACCACTGTATGTGTATGCGAGCACTTTCACTGAAGGAATACACAACACCGATGACATTCTTGGGGTTTTATCGCTCATCATATACACTATAGTGCTTGTGCCCTTGCTTAAGTACGTCTTCATTGTGTTGTTGGCTAATGACAACGGTGATG GTGGAACATTTGCACTCTATTCGTTGATATGCAGGTATGCGAAGGTGGCTTTAATTCCAAATGATCAGCCTGAAGACAGGGAGCTATCGAATTACAAACTTGACACACCATCCACCAATTTAAGACGAGCTTACAGGATCAAAGAGAAGCTTGAGACCAGTAAAACTGCCAAAATCGTACTATTCCTTGTCACTATTCTAGGAACTTCCATGGTCATCGGAGACGGGGTTCTCACTCCCTGTATTTCAGTCCTTTCGGCTGTCAGTGGCATCAACTCCCTCGGACAAA atGCTATTGTGGGGATTTCAGTAGCAATCTTAATAGTTCTTTTCTCTGTTCAAAGACTTGGGACGGATAAAGTGGGTTCTACTTTTGCTCCGGTGATCTTCTTGTGGTTTTCATTTATCAGCGGGATTGGACTTTACAACTTGTTCAAACATGACATTGCAGTATTACGTGCGTTCAACCCCAAATACATTGTAGATTATTTCAGAAGGAATGGTAAGCAAGGATGGATATCCCTCGGTGGAATTGTTCTCTGCATCACAG GGACTGAGGCGATGTTTGCTGATCTAGGTCACTTCAGTGTGCGAGCCATACAA ATTAGTTTCTCTGGCATTGTGTTTCCTGCATTACTAGCAGCTTACAGCGGGCAAGCAGCTTACCTCAGAAAATTTCCAAACCACGTTGATGACACATTTTATAAAGCTACTCCTG ATGCATTGTACTGGCCACAGTTCGTTGTAGCTGTGGCTGCTGCCATTATTGCCAGCCAAGCCATGATATCTggagcattctcaattgtcgCTCAATCTTTGAGTCTCAGTTGTTTCCCCAGGGTCAAAGTTGTTCATACTTCAGCTAAGTACGAGGGACAAGTCTACATACCTGAGATCAACTACGTTCTTATGATTGCTTGTGTCATTGTCACCATCGGCTTCAAAACCACTGAAAAAATTGGTCATGCATATG GAATTGCTGTGGTTGCGGTGATGGTGATCACAACATGTATGGTAGCCCTTATAATGCTTGTTATATGGAAGACAAGCATATGGTTGATTGCTCTGTTCTTTGTAGTCTTCTTCGTCATAGAAGGGATCTACTTTTCGGCCGTTATATACAAATTTACACAGGGTGGTTACCTGCCGTTGGCGTTTTCATTGGTCCTGATGATTATTATGGCCACTTGGCACTATGTTCATCGACAAAGATACGTCTATGAGCTCAACAACAAGGTTTCTAGTGCACACGTAAGAGATTTGGTTTCAAACCCGAATGTAAATCGGATCCCTGGAATTGGGCTTTTATATTCTGAGCTTGTCCAGGGAATCCCTCCGATTTTTCCCCATTTCATTTCCAACATTCCATCCGTTCATTCAGTTACAGTTTTTGTTTCAATCAAGTTGATTCCCATCAGCAAAGTAGCATTGGAAGAGCGGTTCCTGTTCCGACAAGTTGAACCTAGAGATCACAGGATGTTCCGCTGCGTCGCCAGATACGGGTACAAGGACAAAATTGAAGAACCCGGAGAGTTCGAGCGTCAGCTCGTGGAGTACTTGAAGGAATTTATCCGCCATGAGCATTTCATTATCGAAGCCGAAGGAACCGCTGAAGATCAACAACAGATCCCACATTCAAATCTGTTAGCCAAAGTATCATCAACAACGGTTCACGTTGAGGAATCACTTCAACTTCCTCGGCGCAGCTCATCAAATTCTATCCGGTCGAATAGCGGTGTCCCCAGTTCGACAGATTCTTCAAACAGGATGGTGGCTCAGCCGCTCCAGGGAGCAGAGGAGGAGATGCAGTTTGTGCAGAAAGCAATGGAGAGGGGTGTGGTTTATTTGTTGGGAGAAACGGAAGTGGTGGCTGAACAAAATTCCTCATTGTTGAAGAAGATAGTTGTGAATTACGTGTACAGGTTTCTTCGCAAAAATTTCAGGGAAGGGGATAAAACATTGGCGATTCCCAAGAGTAGGCTTCTCAAAGTTGGAATGACATATGAGATATGA